Proteins encoded in a region of the Frondihabitans sp. 762G35 genome:
- a CDS encoding endonuclease domain-containing protein gives MREILPTRLSCRPFTVAEALDAGVTRQRLRRSDLRAPFHGARVAATPATLHDRCRALAPLLETDQFVSHITSAALWGLPLPPRYASTDVPLHVTSIRRREPRRSGVTGHRDPRAPDPARLGSIPVSTPVRAWTECRTLLDLDDLVIVGDALVGRWSETAGASGLPLRDLEAASAACLGKGTRRLQESLALVRVGSRSPAETRLRLLLARGGIPEPELNFEARTPSGTWLGIVDFAFPDQRLGLEYEGEHHFSDIATFHADIERRERFAEAGWRTIRVTSEHLRQPDALVARVRRHLLRLSS, from the coding sequence ATGCGCGAAATCCTGCCGACCCGTCTCTCCTGCCGGCCGTTCACCGTCGCCGAGGCGCTCGACGCGGGCGTCACCCGCCAGCGGCTGCGGCGGTCCGACCTGCGCGCACCGTTCCACGGGGCGCGCGTGGCGGCGACGCCCGCGACGCTCCACGACCGGTGCCGGGCTCTCGCTCCTCTGCTCGAGACCGACCAGTTCGTCAGCCACATCACCAGCGCCGCGCTCTGGGGCCTCCCGCTCCCCCCTCGCTACGCGAGCACCGACGTGCCGCTCCACGTCACGTCGATCCGGCGGCGCGAGCCACGTCGCTCGGGAGTGACGGGGCACCGCGATCCCCGGGCCCCGGATCCTGCGCGCCTCGGCTCGATCCCCGTGAGCACACCCGTTCGCGCGTGGACCGAGTGCCGGACCCTCCTCGACCTCGACGATCTCGTCATCGTGGGCGATGCCCTAGTCGGCCGATGGTCGGAGACCGCAGGAGCCTCGGGCCTCCCTTTGCGAGACCTCGAGGCCGCCTCCGCCGCCTGCCTCGGGAAGGGCACGCGACGGCTGCAGGAGTCGCTGGCACTCGTCCGCGTCGGGTCGCGATCTCCGGCGGAGACTCGGCTGCGGCTCCTGCTGGCCCGGGGCGGCATCCCCGAGCCGGAGTTGAACTTCGAGGCGCGGACCCCGAGCGGGACGTGGCTCGGCATCGTCGACTTCGCCTTCCCCGACCAGCGGCTCGGCCTCGAGTACGAGGGCGAGCACCACTTCAGCGACATCGCCACGTTCCACGCCGACATCGAGCGCCGGGAACGGTTCGCCGAGGCCGGGTGGCGGACGATCCGGGTGACGTCCGAGCATCTCCGGCAGCCGGATGCGCTCGTCGCGCGGGTGCGTCGGCACCTGCTGCGGCTGTCGTCGTGA
- a CDS encoding lactonase family protein encodes MSGSATRLYIGGYTASSGGTGPGITVFDRDTVETPWRAVQIVEVDDPSFLAVTDGALHAVSETNEGRLLSFTVSAGTLVAASQAASGGAAPCHVVVDPASGALVVANYTAGTIAVLSADASDPGRVARVVALPVGRGPVVDRQERPHAHQVTPTPWGTVLISDLGTDRLLEYRIDPVTLDPELLGAHPMPSGSGPRHVAWLGDRLLVTGELDGRLHVMTHGERGFRVDHSVAAYDTTTPGADALLSHVEVQGSRVYVAVRGRDTISVLEESAAAPGRLSLVAEVPSGGRWPRHFALTPGAIYVANQESGTVSVLPLEPETGVPGAATLQIESGSPACVVLV; translated from the coding sequence GTGAGCGGCTCGGCGACGCGCCTCTACATCGGCGGCTACACCGCGTCCAGCGGCGGAACAGGCCCCGGCATCACCGTGTTCGACCGCGACACGGTCGAGACGCCGTGGCGAGCCGTCCAGATCGTCGAGGTCGACGATCCGTCGTTCCTCGCCGTGACCGACGGCGCGCTCCACGCCGTCTCCGAGACGAACGAGGGTCGGCTGCTGTCGTTCACGGTGTCCGCGGGAACCCTCGTCGCCGCCTCGCAGGCGGCATCGGGCGGCGCGGCTCCGTGCCACGTGGTCGTCGATCCGGCGTCCGGCGCCCTCGTGGTGGCGAACTACACGGCCGGAACGATCGCCGTCCTCTCCGCCGACGCCTCCGACCCAGGGCGAGTCGCCCGCGTCGTGGCGCTGCCCGTCGGGCGCGGCCCCGTGGTCGACCGGCAGGAGCGCCCGCACGCGCACCAGGTCACGCCGACCCCGTGGGGAACCGTGCTGATCAGCGACCTCGGGACGGACCGCCTCCTCGAATACCGGATCGACCCGGTCACCCTCGACCCGGAGCTCCTGGGCGCCCACCCGATGCCGTCCGGCTCCGGGCCGCGCCACGTCGCCTGGCTCGGCGACCGCCTCCTCGTCACCGGCGAGCTCGACGGGCGGCTGCACGTGATGACGCACGGGGAGCGTGGGTTCCGGGTCGACCACTCCGTCGCGGCGTACGACACGACCACCCCCGGGGCCGACGCGCTGCTGTCGCACGTGGAGGTCCAGGGGTCGCGGGTCTACGTCGCGGTCCGCGGGCGCGACACGATCTCGGTGCTGGAGGAGTCGGCCGCCGCTCCCGGGCGTCTGTCGCTCGTGGCGGAGGTCCCCTCGGGTGGGCGTTGGCCGCGGCACTTCGCGTTGACGCCGGGCGCGATCTACGTCGCGAACCAGGAGTCCGGCACCGTGTCGGTGCTGCCGCTCGAGCCCGAGACGGGCGTGCCCGGAGCCGCGACGCTGCAGATCGAGTCGGGGAGCCCCGCCTGCGTGGTGCTGGTGTAG
- a CDS encoding chorismate mutase has translation MADSSTPADAATSADAQKAYDRLTRLRQSIDNIDAALVHLLAERFKFTQTVGYLKAESGMPASDPDREQVQIQRLRALAAESHLDPAFAEKFLNFIVAEVIHHHERIASGDADDL, from the coding sequence ATGGCAGATTCCTCGACCCCCGCCGACGCCGCGACCTCCGCGGACGCGCAGAAGGCCTACGACCGGCTGACGCGCCTCCGTCAGAGCATCGACAACATTGACGCGGCGCTCGTCCACCTCCTGGCCGAGCGGTTCAAGTTCACGCAGACGGTGGGGTATCTGAAGGCCGAGTCGGGCATGCCCGCGAGCGACCCCGATCGGGAGCAGGTGCAGATCCAGCGCCTGCGTGCTCTCGCGGCCGAGTCGCACCTCGATCCTGCGTTCGCCGAGAAGTTCTTGAACTTCATCGTCGCCGAGGTCATCCACCACCACGAGCGCATCGCCTCGGGCGACGCCGACGACCTGTGA
- a CDS encoding organic hydroperoxide resistance protein yields MEIAYTAIAHATGGGRDGHVRSEDDRLDFDTRPPKEMGGSGEGTNPEQLFAAGYAACFLSAMHGVGKRLGVDTKDASVSASVSIGGNGEGGFGLAVELDVYTPNVPADRRQELADTAHTVCPYSNATRGNVEVTITIVD; encoded by the coding sequence CTGGAAATCGCTTACACCGCCATCGCCCACGCCACCGGTGGAGGGCGCGACGGTCACGTCCGCAGCGAGGACGACCGCCTCGACTTCGACACGCGTCCGCCGAAGGAGATGGGCGGCTCCGGCGAGGGCACGAACCCGGAGCAGCTCTTCGCGGCGGGCTACGCGGCGTGCTTCCTCAGCGCCATGCACGGCGTCGGCAAGCGCCTCGGCGTCGACACGAAAGACGCCTCCGTCTCGGCCAGCGTCTCGATCGGCGGCAACGGCGAGGGCGGCTTCGGTCTCGCGGTCGAGCTCGACGTCTACACGCCCAACGTCCCGGCCGACCGCCGGCAGGAGCTCGCCGACACCGCGCACACCGTCTGCCCGTACTCCAACGCCACGCGGGGCAACGTCGAGGTGACCATCACCATCGTCGACTGA
- a CDS encoding maleylpyruvate isomerase family mycothiol-dependent enzyme, whose translation MPSAMFSQAAETFVTLVQAIRPEQWDDEALGSWTVRDLTGHTTRAILTVVTYLGQDEPGDVTIPTAEHYYTVALTQFGDDASVAKRGVEAGVWLGQDPVGRIKESLARARELLAAQPRNRLVSIGGMGIPLAEYLRTRTFELTVHTMDLARATGIPHGLSPAVLTGAARLAASTAVARGHGEELLLAMTGRAPLPEAFTIV comes from the coding sequence ATGCCCAGCGCGATGTTCAGCCAAGCCGCCGAGACGTTCGTCACGCTCGTGCAGGCGATCCGTCCCGAGCAGTGGGACGATGAGGCGCTCGGCTCCTGGACGGTGCGCGATCTCACCGGTCACACGACGCGCGCGATCCTCACCGTCGTCACGTATCTGGGGCAGGACGAGCCCGGCGACGTCACCATCCCCACGGCCGAGCACTACTACACGGTCGCGCTGACGCAGTTCGGCGACGATGCCTCCGTCGCCAAGCGCGGCGTCGAAGCCGGAGTCTGGCTAGGGCAGGATCCGGTCGGCCGGATCAAGGAGTCCCTCGCCCGAGCGCGCGAGCTCCTGGCGGCGCAGCCCCGCAACCGCCTCGTCTCGATCGGCGGCATGGGCATCCCCCTGGCGGAGTACCTGCGCACCCGCACGTTCGAGCTCACGGTCCACACGATGGACCTCGCCCGGGCCACCGGGATCCCGCACGGGTTGTCGCCCGCCGTGCTGACGGGCGCCGCGAGGCTCGCGGCCAGCACCGCGGTGGCGCGGGGGCACGGCGAGGAGCTGCTGCTGGCGATGACGGGACGCGCGCCCCTCCCCGAGGCGTTCACGATCGTCTGA
- a CDS encoding adenylosuccinate synthase has protein sequence MPAVVIIGAQWGDEGKGKATDLLGSRIDYVVKFNGGNNAGHTVVIGNQKYALHLLPSGILTEGVTPVIGNGVVIDIEVLFDELDALIARGVDVSKLKVSANAHLITHYHRTLDKVTERFLGSRSIGTTGRGIGPTYADKINRVGIRVQDLFDENILRQKVEAALDQKNHLLVKIYNRRAISVDEVVETLLSYSERLRPMVTDTALELHRALEDGKTVLFEAGQATMLDVDHGTYPFVTSSSSTAGGAATGSGIAPARLERVIGIVKAYTTRVGAGPFPTELFDQWGEFLRANGFEFGTTTGRPRRCGWYDAPIARYSARINGVTDFVLTKLDVLTGLQKIPACVAYDVDGVRVDEVPVSQSDFHHAVPIYEEFPGWTEDITGARTFDDLPVNAQNYVLAIEAMSGARISAIGVGPGREEIVTRHDLLG, from the coding sequence ATGCCCGCAGTAGTCATCATCGGAGCCCAGTGGGGCGACGAGGGCAAAGGCAAGGCCACCGACCTCCTCGGAAGTCGCATCGACTACGTCGTGAAGTTCAACGGCGGCAACAACGCCGGCCACACGGTCGTGATCGGCAACCAGAAGTACGCGCTCCACCTGCTCCCGTCGGGAATCCTCACGGAGGGCGTGACGCCGGTCATCGGCAACGGCGTCGTCATCGACATCGAGGTGCTGTTCGACGAGCTCGACGCGCTCATCGCCCGCGGCGTGGACGTCTCGAAGCTCAAGGTGTCCGCCAACGCGCACCTGATCACGCATTACCACCGCACCCTCGACAAGGTCACCGAGCGCTTCCTCGGCAGCCGCTCCATCGGCACCACCGGCCGGGGGATCGGCCCGACCTACGCCGACAAGATCAACCGCGTGGGCATCCGCGTGCAGGACCTCTTCGACGAGAACATCCTGCGCCAGAAGGTCGAGGCGGCCCTCGACCAGAAGAACCACCTCCTGGTCAAGATCTACAACCGCCGCGCCATCAGCGTCGACGAGGTCGTCGAGACGCTGCTGTCGTACTCCGAGCGGCTGCGCCCCATGGTCACCGACACCGCCCTCGAGCTGCACCGCGCGCTCGAGGACGGCAAGACCGTCCTCTTCGAGGCGGGTCAGGCGACCATGCTCGACGTCGACCACGGCACCTACCCCTTCGTCACCTCGTCGTCGTCGACCGCAGGAGGCGCGGCCACCGGGTCCGGTATCGCCCCGGCGCGCCTCGAGCGCGTCATCGGCATCGTCAAGGCGTACACGACTCGCGTGGGCGCGGGGCCGTTCCCGACGGAGCTCTTCGACCAGTGGGGCGAATTCCTGCGGGCGAACGGCTTCGAGTTCGGCACCACGACGGGGCGTCCCCGTCGCTGCGGCTGGTACGACGCGCCCATCGCCCGCTACTCGGCCCGCATCAACGGCGTGACCGACTTCGTCCTCACGAAGCTCGACGTCCTCACGGGCCTCCAGAAGATCCCCGCCTGCGTCGCCTACGACGTCGACGGCGTCCGCGTCGACGAGGTGCCGGTGTCGCAGAGCGACTTCCACCACGCCGTGCCGATCTACGAGGAATTCCCCGGCTGGACCGAGGACATCACCGGCGCCCGCACCTTCGACGACCTGCCCGTCAACGCCCAGAACTACGTCCTCGCGATCGAGGCGATGAGCGGCGCGCGCATCTCGGCCATCGGCGTCGGCCCGGGCCGCGAGGAGATCGTCACGCGGCACGACCTGCTCGGCTGA
- a CDS encoding ROK family protein: MKPARPADAPPGEQAAENAASARGTNPDRVRQRNLATVLRLVHRAQGSSRSELTQSTGLNRSTIAALVGELAEIGVVREAVPAASNRVGRPSPVVTADPRVVAIAVNPEIDAVTVGIVGLDGTVHRRIRRETDSVPSASEAAHLAAATIRDVLDELPGDVRATGIGVAVPGLVRRSDGVVRLAPHLGWIDEPFSEMLRAETGLVTRAANDARLGAVAESIFGSGRGVGTMVFLNGGASGVGGGVIVDGRPLGGVEGYAGELGHTLVNSSGVVCHCGAVGCLETEVGQAELLHALGRERGSDDDLDALLAGSDDPRVLAEVERQVGWLSVTLRTTVNVFNPQVIVLGGFLGALHGVAGDRIRALTTESALRGPGQDVSIVRAALGPRRLMIGAAELAFEELLADPSSLAAR; encoded by the coding sequence GTGAAACCAGCCCGTCCCGCCGACGCCCCGCCGGGCGAGCAGGCGGCCGAGAACGCAGCGAGCGCGCGCGGCACCAATCCCGATCGTGTCCGGCAGCGCAATCTCGCGACCGTCCTTCGCCTCGTGCACCGGGCCCAGGGCTCCTCGCGCTCCGAGCTCACGCAGTCGACGGGCCTCAACCGCTCGACGATCGCCGCCCTCGTCGGCGAGCTCGCCGAGATCGGCGTCGTCCGCGAGGCCGTCCCCGCGGCGAGCAACCGCGTCGGCCGCCCGAGTCCGGTCGTCACCGCCGACCCGCGGGTCGTGGCGATCGCCGTCAACCCCGAGATCGACGCGGTGACGGTCGGGATCGTGGGCCTCGACGGAACCGTGCACCGCAGGATCCGGCGGGAGACCGACTCGGTCCCCAGCGCCTCCGAGGCGGCCCACCTGGCGGCCGCGACCATCCGCGACGTGCTCGACGAGCTCCCCGGCGACGTCCGCGCCACGGGGATCGGCGTCGCCGTGCCCGGCCTCGTGCGCCGGAGCGACGGCGTCGTGCGCCTCGCCCCCCACCTGGGCTGGATCGACGAGCCGTTCTCCGAGATGCTGCGCGCCGAGACGGGACTCGTCACGAGGGCGGCCAACGACGCACGGCTCGGAGCGGTGGCGGAGAGCATCTTCGGCTCGGGGCGCGGGGTCGGGACGATGGTCTTCCTCAACGGCGGCGCCTCCGGCGTGGGCGGCGGCGTGATCGTCGACGGGCGACCGCTCGGCGGAGTGGAGGGCTACGCGGGCGAGCTCGGCCACACCCTCGTCAACTCGAGCGGCGTCGTCTGCCACTGCGGCGCCGTCGGCTGCCTGGAGACGGAGGTCGGGCAGGCGGAGCTCCTGCACGCCCTCGGGCGCGAGCGCGGGAGCGACGACGACCTCGACGCGCTGCTCGCCGGGAGCGACGACCCGCGCGTGCTGGCGGAGGTCGAACGGCAGGTCGGCTGGCTGTCGGTGACCCTCCGCACCACCGTGAACGTCTTCAATCCGCAGGTGATCGTGCTGGGCGGCTTCCTCGGGGCGCTGCACGGCGTCGCCGGCGACCGGATCCGGGCGCTCACGACCGAGAGCGCCCTCCGCGGTCCGGGCCAGGACGTCTCGATCGTGCGAGCGGCCCTCGGGCCGCGCCGGCTCATGATCGGCGCGGCGGAGCTCGCGTTCGAGGAGCTCCTCGCCGACCCGTCGTCGCTCGCGGCCCGCTGA
- a CDS encoding Gfo/Idh/MocA family protein, whose amino-acid sequence MTFRRVANPDRPLRVVQVGAGGMGQAWLRNVAENPDVELVGIVDLSPAAAEAGAAVAGDPAIPTSTDLGELLSRVEADAILDITVPVAHHPVTTDALFRGLPVLGEKPAAQTVAEALSLAAAAEVTGELFMVSQSRRYNDQLVALKQQAGQLGDVGLVTTEFAKAPHFGGFREQMDNVLLLDMAIHPFDSVRYLLDREPLSVYCESFNPSWSWYRGDAAATAVFEFTGGARYVYTGSWCAPGHETSWNGSWRVSGAAGTALWSGDDAPTIDVPDGPAAEAGAFESVGSDITGSLASFVRALRTGETPDGEVHGNVMSLAMVEAAIESKDAGRRILLDDVLERALAEALAAEARDDVRDRLANWGSVRRALGEVRQAV is encoded by the coding sequence ATGACCTTCCGACGGGTGGCGAACCCCGACCGGCCGCTGCGCGTGGTCCAGGTGGGGGCCGGCGGCATGGGCCAGGCCTGGCTCCGGAACGTCGCCGAGAACCCGGACGTCGAGCTGGTCGGCATCGTCGACCTCAGCCCGGCGGCGGCCGAGGCCGGGGCCGCGGTGGCCGGGGATCCTGCGATCCCCACGTCGACCGACCTGGGCGAGCTGCTCTCCCGGGTCGAGGCCGACGCGATCCTCGACATCACCGTGCCGGTCGCCCACCACCCGGTGACGACGGACGCGCTCTTCCGCGGCCTGCCCGTGCTCGGTGAGAAGCCGGCCGCGCAGACGGTGGCCGAGGCGCTCTCCCTCGCCGCGGCCGCGGAGGTCACCGGCGAGCTGTTCATGGTGTCGCAGTCGCGGCGCTACAACGACCAGCTCGTCGCCCTCAAGCAGCAGGCCGGGCAGCTCGGCGACGTCGGGCTCGTCACGACCGAGTTCGCGAAGGCGCCGCACTTCGGCGGATTCCGGGAGCAGATGGACAACGTGCTCCTGCTCGACATGGCGATCCACCCGTTCGACTCCGTGCGCTACCTCCTCGACCGGGAGCCCCTCTCCGTCTACTGCGAGTCGTTCAACCCGAGCTGGTCGTGGTACCGCGGCGACGCGGCGGCGACGGCCGTGTTCGAGTTCACCGGGGGAGCCCGCTACGTCTACACGGGCAGCTGGTGCGCCCCCGGGCACGAGACCTCGTGGAACGGCTCCTGGCGCGTGTCCGGTGCCGCGGGCACGGCGCTCTGGAGCGGCGACGACGCCCCCACGATCGACGTGCCGGACGGTCCCGCCGCGGAGGCCGGCGCGTTCGAGTCGGTCGGCTCCGACATCACGGGCTCGCTCGCGTCGTTCGTCCGCGCTCTCCGCACGGGCGAGACGCCCGACGGCGAGGTGCACGGGAACGTCATGAGCCTGGCCATGGTCGAGGCGGCCATCGAGTCGAAGGACGCGGGGCGCAGGATCCTGCTCGACGACGTCCTGGAGCGCGCGCTCGCCGAGGCGCTCGCCGCCGAGGCCCGCGACGACGTGCGGGACCGGCTCGCCAACTGGGGCAGCGTGCGCCGCGCCCTCGGCGAGGTGCGGCAGGCCGTCTGA
- a CDS encoding ThuA domain-containing protein — MTDTPNTPLRVTVWGENVHEKVEAHVAERYPDGMHGAIAAGIRENLPGAEVRIATMDQPEHGLTEEVLAATDVLTWWGHAAHGDVDDLVVDRVHRHVLSGMGLLVLHSGHWSKIFGKLMGTTCTLRWRSEHDQELVWTVNPQHPITRGVPNPIVIPEQEMYGEYFDVPTPDELIFISGFTGGEVFRSGMTYRRGFGKIFFFSPGDQDFPVYHHPDIRRVLANGVEWARPERPREMPTLRRYDLGEYVDGQHYAGPFDHPLEAPAAVGS; from the coding sequence ATGACAGACACCCCCAACACCCCGCTCCGCGTCACCGTCTGGGGTGAGAACGTCCACGAGAAGGTCGAGGCGCACGTCGCCGAGCGCTACCCCGACGGAATGCACGGCGCGATCGCGGCAGGGATCCGCGAGAACCTGCCCGGCGCCGAGGTGCGCATCGCGACGATGGACCAGCCCGAGCACGGCCTCACCGAGGAGGTCCTCGCCGCGACCGACGTCCTCACCTGGTGGGGTCACGCCGCGCACGGCGACGTCGACGACCTCGTGGTCGACCGCGTGCACCGCCACGTCCTCTCCGGCATGGGGCTGCTCGTGCTCCACTCCGGCCACTGGTCGAAGATCTTCGGCAAGCTCATGGGCACCACGTGCACCCTGCGCTGGCGGAGCGAGCACGACCAGGAACTGGTCTGGACGGTGAACCCGCAGCACCCCATCACCCGCGGCGTGCCGAACCCGATCGTCATCCCCGAGCAGGAGATGTACGGCGAGTACTTCGACGTGCCGACCCCCGACGAGCTGATCTTCATCTCCGGCTTCACCGGCGGCGAGGTCTTCCGCTCGGGCATGACCTACCGCCGCGGCTTCGGCAAGATCTTCTTCTTCAGCCCCGGCGACCAGGACTTCCCCGTCTACCACCACCCCGACATCCGCCGCGTCCTCGCGAACGGCGTCGAGTGGGCCCGCCCGGAGCGGCCCCGCGAGATGCCGACGCTCCGTCGCTACGACCTGGGGGAGTACGTCGACGGCCAGCACTACGCCGGACCGTTCGACCACCCGCTCGAGGCTCCCGCGGCGGTCGGGTCATGA
- a CDS encoding carbohydrate ABC transporter permease: MSVGVVGRAEDRRRATSGVVAKQARSPKNNRRRTIPMTILGCIFLAIMIFPVYWMINTSLQNTSGAATATWFPLAPTLDAYRAALADQSQNFLTSLVIGLGTVLVTLLVSTPAAYGLARFRMKGTRVLLLVLLVTQMVPTIVVANALYTLFNDSGLLNSYVGLILADSAVQIPFAILLMRAFMESLPPSLVEAALVDGAGDFRAFISIVIPISRNAIVTAALFTFLGAWGDFLIALTLTSTDAVRPITLGIYNYIGSNVTNWGPVMATSVLASLPAALLLIFAQKYIAAGALGGAVK; encoded by the coding sequence ATGAGCGTCGGAGTCGTCGGCCGCGCCGAGGATCGCCGTCGCGCGACCTCCGGCGTCGTGGCCAAGCAAGCCCGTTCGCCGAAGAACAATCGGCGTCGCACCATCCCGATGACGATCCTGGGGTGCATCTTCCTCGCGATCATGATCTTCCCCGTGTACTGGATGATCAACACGAGCCTTCAGAACACGTCGGGGGCGGCGACCGCCACCTGGTTCCCCCTCGCGCCGACGTTGGACGCCTACCGGGCGGCGCTCGCCGACCAGAGTCAGAACTTCCTGACGAGCCTCGTGATCGGTCTCGGCACCGTCCTCGTGACGCTGCTCGTGTCGACTCCGGCGGCCTACGGACTCGCCCGGTTCCGGATGAAGGGCACTCGCGTGCTCCTGCTCGTCCTGCTCGTCACCCAGATGGTTCCGACCATCGTCGTCGCGAACGCGCTGTACACGCTCTTCAACGACAGCGGCCTGCTCAACTCCTACGTGGGCCTGATCCTCGCCGACAGCGCCGTTCAGATCCCGTTCGCCATCCTCTTGATGCGGGCGTTCATGGAGTCGCTGCCGCCGAGCCTGGTCGAAGCGGCTCTGGTGGATGGCGCCGGCGACTTCCGGGCGTTCATCTCCATCGTGATCCCGATCAGCCGCAACGCGATCGTGACGGCAGCCCTGTTCACCTTCCTCGGGGCGTGGGGCGACTTCCTGATCGCCCTGACCCTCACCTCGACAGATGCCGTCCGGCCGATCACGCTGGGAATCTACAACTACATCGGATCGAACGTGACCAACTGGGGCCCGGTGATGGCGACCTCGGTCCTGGCCTCGCTTCCCGCCGCCCTCCTGTTGATCTTCGCCCAGAAATACATCGCGGCCGGCGCCCTCGGCGGGGCCGTCAAGTGA
- a CDS encoding carbohydrate ABC transporter permease — protein MSVSAQARIRTGVPVRPVRPGQRRARMLAGTSRWLFVTPAVVFVAIFFGYPIVKNVIMSFQDYSTKTFFTGEAPWVGFANYVNVFGSSIFATSLINTGLFTVGSIVMQFAIGLGLALFFKRNFPLSGFLRGLLLLPWLLPIIASSAVWKWMLDQESGALNQFLGLFGIPAVPWLVSPSLALVAVIGVNIWLGIPFNTTILYSGIQAVPEELYEAASLDGATGWKAFWNITWPSIRSVVSVVIVLGVVYTLKVVDLILGLTGGGPANSTQTLATNAYHQSFVNFQFGVGAAVSNVLIVVSFVFAMVYLAITRKAVDE, from the coding sequence ATGAGCGTGTCAGCACAAGCAAGGATCCGGACCGGCGTGCCCGTGAGGCCCGTCCGCCCCGGACAGCGGAGAGCGAGGATGCTGGCCGGGACCAGCCGGTGGCTCTTCGTGACCCCGGCCGTGGTCTTCGTGGCGATCTTCTTCGGCTATCCGATCGTCAAGAACGTCATCATGTCGTTCCAGGACTACTCGACGAAGACCTTCTTCACGGGTGAGGCCCCCTGGGTCGGTTTCGCCAACTACGTCAACGTCTTCGGCAGCTCGATCTTCGCGACGAGCCTCATCAACACCGGACTCTTCACGGTCGGCTCGATCGTGATGCAGTTCGCCATCGGCCTGGGTCTCGCGCTGTTCTTCAAGCGCAACTTCCCCCTCTCCGGCTTCCTGCGCGGGTTGCTGCTGCTGCCCTGGCTCCTCCCGATCATCGCCTCGAGCGCGGTCTGGAAATGGATGCTCGACCAGGAGAGCGGTGCGCTCAACCAGTTCCTCGGTCTCTTCGGAATCCCCGCGGTGCCGTGGCTGGTGAGCCCGAGCCTCGCGCTGGTGGCCGTGATCGGCGTCAACATCTGGCTGGGCATCCCCTTCAACACCACCATCCTCTACAGCGGGATCCAGGCCGTGCCGGAGGAGCTCTACGAGGCGGCGTCGCTCGACGGCGCCACCGGGTGGAAGGCGTTCTGGAACATCACGTGGCCGAGCATCCGCTCCGTGGTGAGCGTGGTCATCGTGCTCGGGGTGGTCTACACCCTTAAGGTCGTCGACCTCATCCTCGGCCTGACCGGCGGCGGGCCGGCGAACTCCACCCAGACGCTCGCCACCAACGCCTATCACCAGTCGTTCGTCAACTTCCAGTTCGGCGTCGGAGCCGCCGTCAGCAACGTCCTCATCGTCGTGTCGTTCGTCTTCGCGATGGTCTACCTCGCAATCACCAGGAAGGCGGTCGACGAATGA